The genomic window TTTCACGCGGCATCCTGCTCGGGGATGTGCCGCCCTCCTTTTGACTCAGGACAGAAGGGCACCGGGCACGGCCACCCAGGCTGTGAGGATCGGCGAGACGCCCGCACCAGCGACGTCTCCACGTCACAACGCTACCGCCACGCCATGTAGCCGCCGCACTCTCCCTCCTGCGCACACACCCACGCGTCAGCACCGTCGCCACCGAAGGAGCCGAGAGGCCCGCTTCCTGGTTTCAGCCGATTGGTGACCGCGACGACCAGGGCCATCGCGGTCACCAATCTCTGCTGCCGGTGTCGGAGCGGTGCCCCAGAGTTCCGCTCTTGGGAGCCCGGTCAGGCAGTGCGGTTCAGGGCGTGGGGTCGGTGGGTTCGATGGTCCATTTCTGCCAGGTGTGTCCAGCGGGGTTGTTGGGCTGGAAGGTGAGGGCTGCGCCGTCCTGCGTGTGATTGTCGTTGCCGATAACGAGGCCGCTGGTCACTTCTGTGAGCGTGAAGGCATCGCTCTTGTCATCGAGTTCGATCCGCCACCGCTGGGGCCGCTCGTCGTGGCGATCCCACTGTTCTACGGCCATCCCGGCACCGGGCGTGTTCCCGGCGTCGAGTACCTTTCCGGTGGCCACACTGGTGATCACGTAGGTTCCGTCACCGGCGGCGGCCAGTGTCCATTCCTGCCAGGGGCGCCCGTTCGGTTCCCACTGGACCACGCGCTCGCCGTCGGCCCGCACGTCGCGTCCGTCCATGACCTTGCCGCTCGCCTTGTTGGTAAGCAGCAGAGGTACTCCCGTAAGCCGGTTGAACGGGTCGGTCATGCGCAGCCGCCATGTCTGGGTCCCGGACGCGGACACCGGCCGCTGGATCACGGCTGCGCCTTCGTCGTCGCCGGTGAGGTCGAGTGCCATGCCGGTGGCCGCGTTCACCAGGCGGAAGAGGTCATCGTCGGCGGGCTGAAGGAGCCACCGCTGCCACGGCTGGTTGTCGCGTTCCCACTGCACCACCGCCTCGCCATCCCTGGTGCTGTTCTTGCCGTCCAGGACTTTCCCACTGGCGAGGTTCACCACCAGGTAGGTGTCGTGCTCCGCTCGTTCCAGCCGCCACTGCTGCCACGTGCCGCGATGCGCGTCCCACATCGTGATCCCCGCCCCGTTGGCCGTAGCGTTCTCGTTCTCCGCGACCCGTCCGCTCGCGGCATTCACTAGCTGCAGTGCCGTGCCGTTGCCGGTGAACCACCGGTCGGGCACATGGCCGGCCTGTTTGACGGAGTGCCAGAAGGCCAGCCCCTCGTCGTACGGGCGGTGTACCGGTGCGCACTGCTCAGCCGGTGCATCCGACGCGCGTTCAATACGTGCAAGGAAGCTGGCCGAGCTGCAGGAGGCGTACTGCCGCCACGGCTCCTGGGACCAGGCCGCGTGCCCGGACGGGAACCCAGCCAGCTGCGGCTGCCCCCCACTCGCACGCAGACCACGGTAGCGGTCCGCGTCGTAGGCAGCGTTACTCTCACCAGGCTGGGACTGCCCGAAAGAGATCTCCTCCCAGTCGATGATCTGGTCAAACCGGAAACCGCCCATGGCCGCATACTCGTGCTCGGAAACCCGGTTGTAGAAGCCTCGCAAGGAGCCCGCCACGTCCACGAAGTTCGGCGTCGCACGCACCCGGTACAGGAAGCCGTTGCCACCGAACCGCTCGGTGATCCGGCGCAGCGCGTAGTCCCGGTCGGTCGTCGTACCCACATAGCCGGAGTCGTACCGGCTCGCCCCCGAAGGCGTGCCCTGGACATGCAGATAGAGACTCAGGTTCGGCGGCGGCTGATCCGGCCGCGTCCCATCCAACCCCTTCGGGAAAACAGCCCCGTCCTTCTCAATCTCACCCGGCGCTAGCGAAGACGCATGCCACACCCACTGAGGAGGATCCCCCGGGCCATCATCCGCGACCGCACGCGCCCCGCCACCCGCGGTAGTACTGACGACAGTGACAAGCACACCCAGCACACCCAGAAAGCGCCACAACCAACCCCCTCGACCAACACCAGCGCCAGGCCAACGATCTCCATCTCTCGGTGTATATGACATGGCATCAGGATCCAGCGGAGCACGGCCTGGGCCCAGAGAAGAAGGTCGCAAGGACTCGGGGCCGAAAGTCCTCACCCCCGACCTGACCAGAACGGCGAAAAGATGCGGTTGGTCAGCGGCTGACCCTCGTCATAGCACACCGCACCTCCTTCCAGGCCTCGAGCGCGCACCCAGGGCTGTTCTTTCGGGAGTTGGGGGTCATCCGCGTCTGGGGAGGGGAGGTTTAGGCTTGATTCCGGCCGGGGCCATACGCCGCCTACAAGCTGGACGCCGTCCCAAGCGAACCATCGATGCCAGCTGGCTATGCCGACGGTTGGGAAGGATCGAGTTCGCCCTTGAGCTCGAGGACGATGATGTTGGGTGCGGCGGGTGGCTCGATGCGGATGACGTGGGGGATGCCCCAGGCGGGCAGGCCGTTGGTCACCTGGTAGGAGAGGGCCGCGCCGGTGCTAAGTACGTATGCGCGTCGGACGGTGTTGTGGAGCCCTCGTACGGTGATCGGGCCGGGGGGTGTGCGGGTGCAGATGAGGAAGAGGGTGCGGCGGTCTTGGGAGAGGGTGGAGGGGCCGTCGTAGTGCCCGTAAGGCAGGCTCGGGGTGGTCGTGTGGAAGGCGTCGTGGTTGCGGCGGATCCAATTCCCCAGGGCTGTGAGTTGCATGAAGTGGCCTGGTGGGATGGTGCCGTCTTCGTGTGGGCTGGTTTTGAGGAGTAGGTTGCCGCCGGCTGCGATGGTGTCGGCGAAGACGCCTATGAGCTCGTTGAGGGCCAGCTGGTGAGTGTCAGTCCATTGGCTAGCGTTGGTGGTATCGAGGGGGTAACACAGTTGCCAGGCACCGTCGGCGGGGACGATCGAAGTGGCCACAGTGGGAGTGTCGTGATCGCCATGGTCCTCAAGCTGCTCTGTGATGATGGTCTGCGCATTCAGGGCCGTGAACGTGTTAGGCAATTCAGTAACCCATGAGCGACCCTGGCCATCGGTCGGTGAGCTGTTGAGCCACAGCAGGTCGGGCCTGAAATTTTCGACGAGTTCGCGAGCCTGTCGGCGAGCGGCAACGTTCGCCGACAGGCCTCTATCGTGCGGGGGATCGACCTGTTCGCTCTCACGCACCGGGATACTGGGGTGCGAGGGGCGGCTCGTCGTAAGGGGGTAGTCGCTCCAGTCGCTAGGGGAGAAGTAGAACCCGACGCGGAGCCCGTGCCGACGCATCGATTGGGCGAACGGACGGACCAGGTCGGTGCGCGCTGCGGTGGCCGTGGCAACGGACCGTTTCGTGGACGTGGTGTCCCACAGGGCGATTCCGTCGCGGTCTTTCGCAGTCATCACTGCGTACCTGGCGCCAGCATGCGCAAACAGTTCGGCCCAGGTGTCGGGGTTGTAGCGAGCAGCGGTGAATCCGCGCAGCTGTTCCATGTACTCCTGGTGCGAGATCCGGCCAGGCTCATAAGCCCGAGGCGGGGCAATGCCCCGGACCGCCGATATCCCCCAGTGGACAAAAACGCCGAGCTTGGCCTCGGCGAACCAGGACTGCGTAGACACGTCCGTGTGCTCCATATAGTGAAAAGCCAGTTCGGAAGGATGGTTGGGATACCAGACAAACGCCTGGGCAGATGAGGAGTCGGCGCCGGATCGTGTGAGTCGGGGAGGAGCACGCTCTGCGGTACGAGGCGGGCGTGTTCCTCGCCACACGGTCCTTGTACGAGCCGGTCCTGCCGCGGTCCACGTGGAAGCTGGTGAGCGTGGTCACGGGGACGCCGCCTCCGGGCCGTCCCGGTACCTTCGGGCGGTGCGCTGCCCCTGTACGTTCGAGTTCGGCTGTCGGCGACCGTTCACGAACAGCTCGTCGAAGTCGAGCCCCTTGCCGATCCCGGCGACCAGGACACCGCGCTCGTACGGCCGCCACTCCGGAGTGAGCACCCGGCCGCCGTTCAGCACGACCCTCGTGCCGGACGCGGCCTCGTACGAGACCGGGGCCTGCAGTGTGCCGGAGTCCTCGGGGCCGAAGGTGAGGGTCCTTGTCAGGTGGTAGGTGCCCTCGTGCACCACGACCCTGACCGGCCCGGCCTCGGCGCGGGCGGCGCGGGCCCTGCGCTGCGCGGCCTCCAGGGTCAGCAGCGGCCGTGCGGCCGTGCCCGGAGCGTCGTCGTCGCCGTGGGGCGATGCGTGGATGGACATGGAACTCCTCGAACGACACCCGCTAGACATCGGATCTATCAACGCACCCTACCCGCAAGAACGACCCTTTCGCAGGACAAGGAAAGCGATACCTCCGATGAATCAATCTGGCTGCACCATGCCTACGAGAAGCCCGCAGACCCCGCCCGGGCCTGCGGGCTTCGGACCAGTGCGCTACTGGACGACGACCGCCCATCGGGTGTCGCTCAGCCCGGTGCGGATGTGCAGCAGGGCGGTGCTCGCGTCATAGCTCGACGCCACGGTCATCGGCAGCTCGGTCGACCAGCTCGCGCCCGGTGCCAGTGACGGGACGCTCCAGTACTTCCAGCTGCCGGAGAAGCCCGCCGTGCCGCTGAAGCTCTGCATCTGGGTGGCGGACGGGGCCGAGGTGGAGGTGTTGGCGATGGTGACCGTTGTGGTGGTGGAATTGGTCCGACGCGGTCTATGAGCAGCCCGCTGACCGGCAGTCGCCGTCAGCTCGACGACACACGCACGGCTGGCGTTGTTGGGTGGAGCCGACACTGATCAGCTGATGGTTGATGGGCGTGCTGGCTCGGCTTCCGCACCGGCTGGTGAGTGTGAACTCACTGACGGGTAGGGCTTTCCGGCACGGTTGGTGCTCCGAGGCCCAGGCCCCGGAGCACCGCGCTGTAGAGGTGGTCGGCACGCTCCGGTGACAGTCAGTTGGCCGAGTCGAAGCGGTTCGGGGCTGTGGCCCTGCGGCGCCGTCGCTCCATCCGGAGCCGACTGCCATTCCGGCCGGCGGACTTCATGTCTGACGGGCGGGTGTGAGTGTGAGGGTCTGCTCGGTGGTGGTGCGGCCGTTGCCGACGGGGTTGCCGGTGGTGTCGGTCCAGGCGCGGGTGGGTGTGGTTTCGACCAGTCGGTGCGTGTGGCCTGACATGCCGATCACCAGTCCGCTGTAGCGGTTGACGATGCGGAACGTGCCGGTGGATGCGCCGTTGGTGTTCTTCCCGGGGATGACGAACCATTGCTGGCCGACGGCCGGGCCGTCCGCCGGTGCCTTGGCCACGGTCGGCTTGGCGGCCCAGGCGCGGCCGCTGTTGCGGTGGGAGTCGACACCGAGGAGTTCCCCGCTGGCGGTGTTGGCTATGCGGTAGGAGCCGTCGCCGTTGGAGGTGAAGGTCCACGTGCTGCGGCTGGAGCCGCTTCCCGCGGGGAGTGAGGTGGTGGCCCGGCCGCTTTCGGCTTGTGCGAGGACGCGGCCGTTGCCGTTGCTGATGGTGTAGGCCGTT from Streptomyces formicae includes these protein-coding regions:
- a CDS encoding RICIN domain-containing protein; the encoded protein is MSYTPRDGDRWPGAGVGRGGWLWRFLGVLGVLVTVVSTTAGGGARAVADDGPGDPPQWVWHASSLAPGEIEKDGAVFPKGLDGTRPDQPPPNLSLYLHVQGTPSGASRYDSGYVGTTTDRDYALRRITERFGGNGFLYRVRATPNFVDVAGSLRGFYNRVSEHEYAAMGGFRFDQIIDWEEISFGQSQPGESNAAYDADRYRGLRASGGQPQLAGFPSGHAAWSQEPWRQYASCSSASFLARIERASDAPAEQCAPVHRPYDEGLAFWHSVKQAGHVPDRWFTGNGTALQLVNAASGRVAENENATANGAGITMWDAHRGTWQQWRLERAEHDTYLVVNLASGKVLDGKNSTRDGEAVVQWERDNQPWQRWLLQPADDDLFRLVNAATGMALDLTGDDEGAAVIQRPVSASGTQTWRLRMTDPFNRLTGVPLLLTNKASGKVMDGRDVRADGERVVQWEPNGRPWQEWTLAAAGDGTYVITSVATGKVLDAGNTPGAGMAVEQWDRHDERPQRWRIELDDKSDAFTLTEVTSGLVIGNDNHTQDGAALTFQPNNPAGHTWQKWTIEPTDPTP
- a CDS encoding alpha-L-fucosidase yields the protein MSTQSWFAEAKLGVFVHWGISAVRGIAPPRAYEPGRISHQEYMEQLRGFTAARYNPDTWAELFAHAGARYAVMTAKDRDGIALWDTTSTKRSVATATAARTDLVRPFAQSMRRHGLRVGFYFSPSDWSDYPLTTSRPSHPSIPVRESEQVDPPHDRGLSANVAARRQARELVENFRPDLLWLNSSPTDGQGRSWVTELPNTFTALNAQTIITEQLEDHGDHDTPTVATSIVPADGAWQLCYPLDTTNASQWTDTHQLALNELIGVFADTIAAGGNLLLKTSPHEDGTIPPGHFMQLTALGNWIRRNHDAFHTTTPSLPYGHYDGPSTLSQDRRTLFLICTRTPPGPITVRGLHNTVRRAYVLSTGAALSYQVTNGLPAWGIPHVIRIEPPAAPNIIVLELKGELDPSQPSA